GTCGAGGGCCACTACTTCTACATTGCGGGCGAGGAGTACCGCGTCATCCGGCTGGACTCGGTCATCCTGTCCTTCCCGCACGAATAGTTCCGCCGTGGCGCGGAGGGGGGTTCTCCAAGCCGCGCTCGAGCGCATCGATCCCGACGAGCTCGTCGAGTTGACGCGGAAGCTCGTCCGCATCCCGAGCGTCGTGAGGCCGGGCGATCCGGCCGCCGGCGAGGCGGCGGTCGCCCGCCGCGTCGAGCAGTGGCTCGCCACGGAAGGCTTCGCGCTCGAGGTCCACGAGGCCGCGCCGGGACGGCCGAACGTCGTCGCCTGGCTCGGCGAGAAGGGCAGCGGGCGATGCCTGCTCCTCGAGGGCCACACCGACGTCGTCACCGAGGGCGACCCGGCGGAGTGGACGCACCCGCCCTTCGCCGCCGAGCTCGCGGACGGGCGCATCTACGGGCGCGGCGCCGCGGACATGAAGGGGGGCCTCGCCGCGGCGATGGTCGCGGCGGCCGCGATCAAGCGGAGCGGCGCCGCGTTCCGCGGCAAGCTCGTCGTCGGCGCGCTCGCGGACGAGGAAGGCGACATGCTCGGCGCCAAGCACTTCTGCGCGACGCCGATCGGCCGCGAGCTCGACGCGGCGATCATCTGCGAGCCGGAGCAGAACGAGCTCTGCCTCGAGCAGCGCGGCGTTGTCTGGGCGCGCGTCGCGATCCACGGCCGGATGGCGCACGGCGCGATGCCCGAGGCGGGCGTGAACCCGATCGTGGCCCTCGGGGCGCTGCTCGACGAGGTCCCGAGGCTCGAGAAGCGCCTGCGGAGGCTCTGCCGCCGGAGCCCGCGCCTCCGTCCGCCGACCGTGACGCCGACGGTCGTCCGGGCGCCCGTCGAGGGCGTGCCCCAGTCGAACGTGATTCCCTCGCAGGCCCACGCCGTCCTCGACGTGCGGCTCACGCCGGGTCCCGACGAGCGGGCGGTGGCGGCGGAGCTCGACGCCGCCTGCGCGGCGGCGATGACGCGCGCGCCCGGCGCGAGGATCGAGTGGCGGACGGTGAACGGCTACCGGCTCGCGACGCGCACCGAGCGGCGTGAGGCCCTCGTCCGCGCCATGGTGAAGGGCGTGCGCCAGGCGACGGGCAAGCCGCCGCGCTTCGGCGGCGTCCCGGGCTCGACCGACGGCACGATCCTCCGGATGACGCTCGGCATCCCGATCGTCACCTGCGGGCCCGGCAACCGGCTGATCCCCCACCAGGTGGACGAGTACGTCGAGGTGGCCGAGCTCGTCGCCGCGGCGCGGATCTACGTCGCGTCGGCGCTGAACTTCCTGAGCTAGTGGCCGAGTATCTCCCGCGCCTCCGCCACGTGGACGCCTTCCCCGTCGAGCACGAAGGGCGGCCGTGCCTGGCGCTCCGCGACCCCGCGGGCTACACCGACGCCATCGTCGTTCTGCCGCAGCCGCTCCTCGAGATCGTGTCGCTCTTCGACGGCGAGCACTCGATCCTCGACATCCAGGCGGCCGTCATGCGGCGTCACGGCGAGCTCCTGCCGCGCGCGCGGCTCGAGGCGATTGCGGACGCGCTCGACGCCCAGGGGTTCCTCGACAGCGCGCGCTTCGCCGAGCGCCGGGCGGCGGTGGACGGCGCGTACCTCGGCGCGCCGAGCCGGCCCGCGTCGCACGCGGGCGGCGCGTACCCCGCGGACCCCGGCGACCTCCGCGTGACCTTCGACGCGTTCTTCGCGCCGCCGGGCGGGCCCGGCCTCGTGGACGGGCAGGCCGGCGGCGCCGAGCGCGTGCGCGCCGTCATCGCGCCCCACATCGACTTCCACCGGGGCGGGCCGGCGTACGCGTGGGCGTACCGCGACGTCGCCGAGCGCTCGGACGCCGACCTCTTCGTCGTCTTCGGCACGTGCCACGCCGGGATGGAGCATCCGTTCGCGCTCACGCGGAAGGACTACGACACGCCGCTCGGCAAGGCACCGGTGGCGCGCGACTTCGTGGAGGCGCTGGCCGCGCGGGCGCGCCAGGACTGCTTCGCCTCGGAGCTCGCCCATCGCGCCGAGCACTCGATCGAGTTCCAGGCGGTGTTCCTGCGCTACCTCTACGCGGGCCGCCGCGACATCGAGATCGTCCCGGTGCTGGCGAGCTTCGCTCACGAGGCGCTCGCGCGCGGGGTCGGGCCCGAGGACGACCCGCGCGTCGCGCGCTTCCTCGACGCCCTCGGCGAGACGGTCGCGGCGAGCGGCCGGCGCGTCGCCCTCGTGGCCGGCGCCGACCTCGCCCACATGGGCCCGCGCTTCGGCGACCCGGAGCCCGTGTCGCCGGAGGACCTCGAGCGGATCGGCAGCGAGGACCGGGAGATGCTCGCCACGGTGGAGGCGGCGGACGCGCGGGCGTTCTTCGAGTCGGTCGCGCGTGACGGCGACCGCCGGCGGATCTGCGGGCTCTCGCCGATCTACGCGCTGCTCCGGGCTCTCGGCGGCTCTCCAGGGACGCTGCGCCGCTACGCGCAGTGGCCCGACCCGCAGGGCGTCGTGACTTTCGCGAGCGTGGTGTTCTGACGGCGGCCATGGCCACGCCCGAGCCCGGCTGGTCGCTGCCCAAGCTCCGGATCGACGTGGACGGCGACTGGTACGACGACGGCGTGCAGATCACGCACGCGGGGATCCTGGCGAACCTGCGCGCGGGTCTCCGGCGCGACCCCACGGGATACTTCATCCAGACGCGCGTCAGGATCCCCGTGGAGGTCGCCGACGCGCCCTTCGTCGTCACGCGCTTCGAGCGGCGCGGCGACGGGTTCGTCGTCCTCCTGAACGACGATAGCGAGGAAGCGGTGGACCCTGCGACGCTCAGGGTCGGCGCGGGCGACGTCCCGTATTGCGCGGTGAAGGGCGGCCGGTTCGAGGCGCGGTTCAGCCGGGCGGCCGCCCATCAGCTCTGGGGGCTCGCCGAGCACGACGAGCGCAGCGCGCGGAGCGTCCTGCGGCTGGGCGGCCGCGAATACTCGCTCAGGAGGAGCCTGTGAAGCGAGCGCTCGCCGTGGCGGGCGTGCTCCTCGTCGCGGGCGTCGCGGCGGCGACCTGGTGGATGGCCGGCGCCCAGGAGGTCACGGTGGACTCGATCGGCGACCAGGTCCAGACGCTGGCGCGCGGCCGGCTCCCGGTCTTCGCCGAGAAGGGCGAGCTCGGACGCCTCTACGCCTTCGCCGCCGAGCACCGGAACACGCTCGAGTGGATGCCGTGCACCTGCGGCTGCGGCAGCCTCGGCCACGGCTCGAACCGGTCCTGCTACGTGAAGGCCGAGACGGAGAGCCGCGTCACGTTCACGAGCCACGCGGCGACCTGAACGCTCTGCCTGGACATCACGCGTGACGTGATGCGCTTGAAGGCCGAGGGCAAGCCGCTCGCCGAGATCCGCGCGGCCATCGACGCGAAGTATCTGCGGTTCGGCCCGCCGACGCCGACGCCGCGGCCGAAGTCGTAGTATCCTCGCCGCCATGAAGGTCGCGGCCGTCCTCATGGAGATCTTGAAGTCCGCCGGCGTCCGCCACCTCTTCGGCAACCCGGGCACGACGGAGCTGCCGTTCCTCGACGCGCTGCCGGACTCGGGCCTCGAGTACGTGCTGGCGCTCCAGGAGGCGGCCGCCGTGGCGGCCGCCGACGGGTACGCCCAGGCCTCGGGGACGCTCGGCGTCGTCAACGTCCACGTGGCGCCCGGCCTCGGGAACAGCATCTCGATCCTCCACAACGCCGCGCGGGCCAAGAGCCCGCTCGTCCTCACCGCCGGCCAGCAGGACACGCGCTTTCTCATGCACCAGCCGATCCTCGCCGCGGACCTCGTGCGCATGGCCGAGCCGTTCGCGAAGTGGGCCTACGAGGTTCGCCGCCCGGAGGAGGCGCCCGTCGCGCTGCGCCGCGCCCTCAAGGTGGCGCTGACGCCGCCGACGGGGCCCGTCTTCCTCTCGCTGCCGATGGACCTGACGGGCGCGGTCGTCGAGGACGCGGGCGCGGGGCCGCCCGAGGTCGCGACCCGCGCGCGCCCGGAGGCCGGCGCGGTGCGCCGCGCTGCGGAGCTGCTCGCCGCGGCGAAGGCGCCGCTCGTGATCGCGGGCGACGGCGTGGCGCGCGCGGGCGCCGTCGCCGAGCTCGTGGCGCTCGCCGAGCTCCTCGGCGCGCGCGTCCACGGCGAGCCCGTCTACCGGCGGATCAGCTTCCCGGGCAACCACGGGCTCTGGCGCGGAGGACTGTTCCCGTCGCCCGCGGGGGTCGCGAAGGCGCTTGCCGAGGCCGACGCCGTGCTGATCGTCGGCGCGAGCGTCTTCACGTGGTTCCTCCACACCGAGGGCATGCCGTTTCGCCGCGGACTCACGGTCGTGCAGGTGGACGACGACGCGTGGGAGATCGGACGCAGCTATCCCGTCACGCTCGGCATCGTCGCCGACCCGCGCGAGACGCTGCGCGAGCTCGCTCAGGCGCTCGTCCCGCTCCTCGACGAGGCCGCGCGCAAGGCGGCGGCGGAGCGCGGCGCGAAGCTCCGGACGGCCCGGGGCGAGCTGACGGCGCGCGCGACGGCGGCCGGGGAAGCGGAGGCCCAGCGGACGCCGATCGGCCAGGCGTACCTCATGCACACGCTGGCCTCGCTCCTGCCCCCGGACGCGATCGTCGTGGACGAGTCGGCGACGTCGCTCCCGTTCGTGCTGCGCTACATGCCGTTCGCCACGCCGGGCTCCTTCTACGGGTCGAAGACGGGCACGCTCGGGTGGGGGATGGGGGCGGCGCTCGGCGTCCAGCTCGCCGCGCCGGGGCGCAAGGTCGTCGCCACCATCGGCGACGGCTCGGTCATGTACTCGCCGCAGGCCCTCTGGACGGCCGCGCACTACCGGCTGCCGATCACGTACGTCGTGCCGAATAACTCGTCCTACGCGATCCTCAAGTCGGGGATGCTGAGCCTCGACCTCGAGTCGGCCAAGCGCGGGATCTACCCGGGAATGGATCTGGTGGATCCCGAGATCGACTACGTCGCCCTCGCCCGCTCGCTCGGCGTGCGGGCCGAGAGCGTGGAGAAGCCCGGCGAGCTGCGCGACGTGCTGGCCGCCTGCCTCGCCCATCCCGGGCCCTCGCTCGTCGCGGTCGCGATCGACCGC
This window of the Candidatus Methylomirabilota bacterium genome carries:
- a CDS encoding M20 family metallopeptidase, which codes for MARRGVLQAALERIDPDELVELTRKLVRIPSVVRPGDPAAGEAAVARRVEQWLATEGFALEVHEAAPGRPNVVAWLGEKGSGRCLLLEGHTDVVTEGDPAEWTHPPFAAELADGRIYGRGAADMKGGLAAAMVAAAAIKRSGAAFRGKLVVGALADEEGDMLGAKHFCATPIGRELDAAIICEPEQNELCLEQRGVVWARVAIHGRMAHGAMPEAGVNPIVALGALLDEVPRLEKRLRRLCRRSPRLRPPTVTPTVVRAPVEGVPQSNVIPSQAHAVLDVRLTPGPDERAVAAELDAACAAAMTRAPGARIEWRTVNGYRLATRTERREALVRAMVKGVRQATGKPPRFGGVPGSTDGTILRMTLGIPIVTCGPGNRLIPHQVDEYVEVAELVAAARIYVASALNFLS
- the amrB gene encoding AmmeMemoRadiSam system protein B, giving the protein MAEYLPRLRHVDAFPVEHEGRPCLALRDPAGYTDAIVVLPQPLLEIVSLFDGEHSILDIQAAVMRRHGELLPRARLEAIADALDAQGFLDSARFAERRAAVDGAYLGAPSRPASHAGGAYPADPGDLRVTFDAFFAPPGGPGLVDGQAGGAERVRAVIAPHIDFHRGGPAYAWAYRDVAERSDADLFVVFGTCHAGMEHPFALTRKDYDTPLGKAPVARDFVEALAARARQDCFASELAHRAEHSIEFQAVFLRYLYAGRRDIEIVPVLASFAHEALARGVGPEDDPRVARFLDALGETVAASGRRVALVAGADLAHMGPRFGDPEPVSPEDLERIGSEDREMLATVEAADARAFFESVARDGDRRRICGLSPIYALLRALGGSPGTLRRYAQWPDPQGVVTFASVVF
- a CDS encoding thiamine pyrophosphate-binding protein, with product MKVAAVLMEILKSAGVRHLFGNPGTTELPFLDALPDSGLEYVLALQEAAAVAAADGYAQASGTLGVVNVHVAPGLGNSISILHNAARAKSPLVLTAGQQDTRFLMHQPILAADLVRMAEPFAKWAYEVRRPEEAPVALRRALKVALTPPTGPVFLSLPMDLTGAVVEDAGAGPPEVATRARPEAGAVRRAAELLAAAKAPLVIAGDGVARAGAVAELVALAELLGARVHGEPVYRRISFPGNHGLWRGGLFPSPAGVAKALAEADAVLIVGASVFTWFLHTEGMPFRRGLTVVQVDDDAWEIGRSYPVTLGIVADPRETLRELAQALVPLLDEAARKAAAERGAKLRTARGELTARATAAGEAEAQRTPIGQAYLMHTLASLLPPDAIVVDESATSLPFVLRYMPFATPGSFYGSKTGTLGWGMGAALGVQLAAPGRKVVATIGDGSVMYSPQALWTAAHYRLPITYVVPNNSSYAILKSGMLSLDLESAKRGIYPGMDLVDPEIDYVALARSLGVRAESVEKPGELRDVLAACLAHPGPSLVAVAIDRGFKAML
- a CDS encoding PCYCGC motif-containing (lipo)protein → MAGAQEVTVDSIGDQVQTLARGRLPVFAEKGELGRLYAFAAEHRNTLEWMPCTCGCGSLGHGSNRSCYVKAETESRVTFTSHAATUTLCLDITRDVMRLKAEGKPLAEIRAAIDAKYLRFGPPTPTPRPKS